In Pleuronectes platessa chromosome 4, fPlePla1.1, whole genome shotgun sequence, the following proteins share a genomic window:
- the LOC128438078 gene encoding uncharacterized protein LOC128438078, giving the protein MELTITMLTGQSVTLTVNPQETVGYLKQVVQQKLQVPVQKQRLLFDNGQRTDLNDDLRPVGSYGLHSGSRLSLLVIEPAPVQVFLRNEKNVLTTYDITPEETVSDFKRRVKAREGVPESQQRLVYQGTEMNNDRAKLSDYNVKALDTIELLMRLRGGN; this is encoded by the coding sequence ATGGAATTAACGATCACTATGCTGACCGGGCAGTCCGTCACACTGACGGTGAACCCCCAGGAGACGGTGGGCTACCTGAAGCAGGTCGTCCAGCAGAAACTGCAGGTGCCCGTTCAGAAGCAGCGGCTGCTGTTCGACAACGGCCAGCGGACTGACCTGAACGACGACCTGCGTCCCGTGGGCTCCTACGGGCTGCACTCCGGCTCCAGGCTGTCTCTGCTGGTGATCGAGCCGGCCCCCGTGCAGGTGTTCCTGAGGAATGAGAAGAACGTGCTGACCACCTACGACATCACACCCGAGGAGACCGTGAGCGACTTCAAGCGCAGGGTCAAGGCCCGGGAGGGAGTGCCGGAGTCGCAGCAGAGGCTGGTGTACCAGGGCACGGAGATGAACAACGACAGAGCCAAACTGTCAGACTACAACGTGAAGGCCCTGGACACCATCGAACTGTTAATGCGTCTGAGAGGAGGAAACTGA
- the LOC128438077 gene encoding glutamyl-tRNA(Gln) amidotransferase subunit C, mitochondrial, with the protein MSVFSLAATRTCRGLSLRNIRPPLKLTSPTETTKYRHLNLQSHISTVTRVCSSAPHNPKVPEFATWEPVPEDQLPPPTRIPADLVDKLERLALVDFRTKEGLACLEKAIRFADQLHVVDTSGIEPMDSVLEDRALYLRNDTVMEGDCAEELLQLSKNTVEEYFVAPPGNIPLPTREERAELLKHSEF; encoded by the exons ATGTCCGTGTTTAGCCTCGCTGCAACGCGCACATGTCGTGGTTTGTCACTGAGAAACATCAGGCCTCCACTGAAGCTAACAAGCCCAACTGAAACAACCAAGTATCGACACTTGAACCTGCAGAGCCACATCTCCACTGTAACACGCGTGTGCAGCTCTGCACCACACAACCCAAAG GTGCCTGAGTTTGCAACATGGGAACCAGTACCAGAGGACCAACTACCCCCG CCCACACGAATCCCTGCAGATCTCGTGGACAAACTGGAGCGACTGGCCTTGGTGGATTTCCGGACCAAAGAGGGTCTGGCCTGTTTGGAGAAAGCGATACGGTTTGCAGATCAGCTTCATGTGGTGGACACGTCGGGGATTGAGCCCATGGATTCAGTCCTGGAGGACAG GGCTCTATACCTGAGGAATGACACAGTGATGGAAGGGGACTGTGCTGAGGAACTGCTTCAGCTCTCCAAAAACACAGTGGAAGAGTATTTTGTGGCTCCACCAG GAAATATTCCTTTACCAACGCGAGAGGAGAGGGCCGAGTTACTGAAACACTCAGAGTTCTGA